The sequence below is a genomic window from Humulus lupulus chromosome 3, drHumLupu1.1, whole genome shotgun sequence.
gtaAATTTCTCTAATTAATACGTGAATTAATGGGCCAGAAATGAAGGCCCAATCGGCTTCAGTGCATTGTCGACCACCCCGCGTCAAACTACACTGACATCCCATACCGCCACGTGTAAAGTCCCGTCACTGCTGTCTTTATCGTTTGCTTAACAAAGAAGCGTTCAATGGAGGGCCTAAACCGTCATTTCCCCGCCATTCCGCGTTGGCATGATGTTGTAAAACGGCGTATCTTCTGGTTTTATCTTTCTCTTTTCCGTTTGTATAAAACTCTTTCCACCGCCCTATCAAAGTTTTCCCGGAAAGAAATTTCACGACTAAAATTTGGTGATGGGGCTACTCTCTAATAGGTATTctttatcataaatatatatgtttgctTTTTGATTCTGTTCGGTTGGGGAGATTTGATAGGAAAGTGAGGGAAAAACAATTAGCATAATGGTAGATTGAGATTTAGTCTTTTATTTCTCCTGGATAAAAGCCAAACTGGGCTATGGGGTTTTATGATCGTTGGATTTTGTGGATATTGATGTGGAAATTATGGGTGCAGAGTGGCTAAGGAGTCTCTCAAGCCAGGGGATCATATCTATTCTTGGAGGACTGCTTATATTTATGCCCATCACGGTTCTCCTCCTCTTTTAGTTCTCATTTGTTTCAAATAGTTTGTGTTATAAGTGTATTTAAAAAAAgttcttatatatatattatcaactACATTTGTTGATTTAACTAATAATATACATGCAAGTTGATGGTTTTTGACGTTTCTACTTCTAGTCTTGCATTGATCATTATATGTATCTATATGTGAGCAGCTTTGGTTGAAACGAGTTGGGGCTTGTACAGTTAGTGTAGTAAGGCTCTACATGTTTCAAGtagaaaataacttttaattatgcaAGTGGTATTATGGTTCTGAATTATTGGAACATAAGATCAAGTGGTTATTGCAACATGGGTAGTATATGAAGAACTGAAACATAGGAAATGGATCTTATTGCTATATTTGCTGTGCGCTTTAGGAAGTTGCCAAGGGTACTGACTACCCACTTCCACATTTTGTATccattcattattattatttgtgttgGATCATAGCAAGTTTATATTAGTTTTACAAAATGAATTGCTGAAGTTATGGAGAAGAAGATAGATACATAACAGATTGAATCTTCCTTTTTTTCTAGTAATCATTGAGGTGAAATGTAGCTGTAAGCATCATCTGATAAATTAAAGAGTTATCCTTACAGAATTTATGAATGGGAACACCTTTCTACTTTTGCTATCCCTGCAATTTTCAAAATATTTGGTTATGAAGTCAGTTTTTATACTTGATCAAGACTGAAACTTTTTTATTCTCATTATTCTATTTACTATACAAGTAATATTAGGGAGACACACAAATGACCACGTGTGTCAACACAATTTAAAATGGTGTGGTTTCACCGAAAAATAGTTGTTTTTAATGACATCACTGTATATAATTTTTAGTGTAACTTGTAACAAATATTATATTGTATATGTAACTTTGAAATTAATTTTTCCCTTTTTGTTTAGAAATATTCTGAAAGTGAGATAACATTCCTACAGGCATCTATGTTGGAGATGACACAGTGATTCACTTCACCAGACGTGGCCAAGAAGTGGGAACAGGGACTGTCTTGGATCTCCTCTTGGTTAGTTCTGGACCGGCTCGATCACTGGAGCACTGCCCCGATTGCACTTCACCTGATGAAGGCAGCGGGGTTGTTTCCTCATGCCTGAAATGTTTCCTTGCTGGAGGCATCTTGTACCGTTTCCAGTATGCTGTTAACCCAGCTCTTTTTCTTGCAAAAGCTCGTGGTGGAACTTGCACCTTAGCTGTCTCAGACCCAGCTAACATTGTGGTACATCGAGCAAAGTACCTACTTGACAATGGATTCGGCTGCTATAATATTTTCAAGAACAATTGTGAAGACTTTACTATCTACTGCAAAACTGGACTGCTTGTTGTTGATCAAGGAACAATCGGGCAAAGCGGTCAAGCTGTGTCGATAATAGGAGGACCTCTAGCTGCTGTCCTGTCCACGCCTTTGCGTCTTGTTACCACCAATATTTATGGGATGGCGGCAACAGCTGTTGGAGTCTATTGTGCTAGTAGATATGCTGCTGATATCGGAATGAGAAGGGATGTGGAGAAGGTACCTGTGGAGGATTTGACTAGAAGGCTGGCGACTGGCTTGCTCCAAGTTGTTGAATCCCAAATTTCAGCATCTCCACTCCAAGAGTCATCCCAGATTGTCACCCGATGACCACGGAGTTTGATGGTTGCTATTTGGTTCGTGCTTTTCACATGTGCGAATCAAGTTTCCCTATAATATGCATTGGTCTTTTCCTGGAGTGATAATCTCTAATACTATTGAATGCTTATTTCTATTGGAAATGTTTTCATTTCTTATCTGTTGAGAAGTGTTCAAGAGCTTCGAATATgtgtatttatatattatatgtattcTAGGTGACTGCTTATGGTCATAAACCTAGCAGTTACCATAGTTTGAACCCAAACTTAACTCGGGGTTCTCACAACTTTGAGTTCAAACTTGTATTTGAATCAGTCGACAGAGATACAAAATTGTTGTTGCTGTCTTCACTTCTTTTTTTCTTTCGTGAGAAGCTTTTGTGCAGGACCTATCTTGAAGACAAAATGGAGGATTGCTGTCTATGGAGAGAACACTTCAAAacgaatttttttaatattgattaGTTTAtcaattttaatgaaaataatatttaGAAGCATAAAATTTGAGTTGTAATTTCACTAATGACTAataattttgaattgtaaattatttatgtttatattttatttctattttaagTCACAAATAAGGCAAATACTTCATAACAAGTAACTTTGGTAAGTTAGATTTGGTAGTCTTGGATATTGTTTCACTTATAATAACaggttaatatttatatattaatattaattatagatGATAATGTTTACACTTCAAGAATATATATAATACTAGTTAAAAGTAAAGTAAGAATATATAGGGAAATTTTAGACAGAATGTATAAtaacatacttaatttttttttaaatgccaccATAAAAAAATCTCTCATATATATGCCATTTTaaaattttggacaaaaatacccataTCAACCGAGACCTCTCACCTTCTCTCTTCCCAGCCAAACCAAACTCTTTCCTCTTCCTAGCCAAACCAAATTCTTCCCTCTTCCCAGCCAAACTCTCTCATTTctatctcattattttctctcggGTCACATTCTCACCATCTCAGGCGAAGCTCTCTCTCTCCCCACAGTCGCCGTTGCCACCGTCTTCTCGATCTCCGGCCACGGTAAGGTAAGACATTCGGATTTCatgtgtttttttaaaaaaaaattgaattgtaATGTATAAATCGATGAAATGGGTTTGattgttaatctttattttgcaaaaaatgtaGCTTAAAATGGGTTTGATTCTATGTGCATTCTGCAAATTCTGCAAAAATTTTGTGGGTCGATGTTCTTTCGATTCcacatcgatgctccatcgatgaCATACAGTGAGtaatcgatgctccatcgattctccatcgatggtatatcgatgccatgTCGATTCTTTCATAATCGATGGTTTATCGATACCACATCGATGCATAATCGATACTGAAGTATAATCGATGCCACATCGAGTCCATATCGATGctgaacatatatggcatcgattcgaCATCGATACACCATCGAAAATAACATCTCAATTAGATGTTCGCATCAGCATCGACATggcatcgatggagcatcgatggagcatcgatgtgGACTCGAAAGGCCATCGATGGTATATATCGATGCCATGTCGATACTGATGCATAATCGATGGCAAACGATGGtttatcgatgccacatcgatgtcATGTTGATGctgaacatatatggcatcgattccatgctccatcgatgctatttcgatggtacatcgatccCATTTCGATGACAACAACAGATTGAGtattttttataaattcaactaattcttttttttttttggatattttgcaGATGCCACCCAAACGTATCCCACCACTTGAGATCCCTATGGAGGATCATTATGTCGGTCGTTTGACCTATAGGGGTTCCGGGAGGttaacaaaattgaagaaaagatTTGAGGAGCATGGATTGTTGGGGAGGGTGAATGAGTCTGTTTTTGGACCATTCTTCACAGCCCCTCCCTTTTCGTTCTCTGGGGCATTGGTTCACACACTACTTTTGCGGAAGGTCAAGTCTCCGCGTGGCGATGAGGTGTACTTCTTGATGGGCCCAAACTTATGTAAGTTTGGGGTGCACGAGTTTGCCATTATCACCGGCCTGAGCTGCTCCTGTCCACCACTTGCCGTTGACATTGAACCTCACATTACTTCCTCCCGCCTAGTTGATACATATTTCAGTGTGGAACCCGAAAAAGACATTCGGTTCAGTATCTTGGAACGAGCTTTTAGTATGTGCGATGTACCTGATGATTTGTACAAGCTCGGTTTGGTTTACTTTGTGGAGGGGATACTATTGGGCGCTGAGAACGACAATGCTATTTGGCGAGATTCATTGTCGATGGTCGAGGATTTAGATTATTTTGAGAAGTATCCATGGGGATCCCTTTCATTCGATACAACTGTGAAACAATTCAATAGAGATATGAAAGCGATTGGTGGTACAATACCAGGTAAGAAGGCGAAGAAGATCACTGAGGTGGAGTCTTCTAAGGGTTTTAAGGTGGAGGCAAAGTACACTTGCAAGGGGTATCCACCAGCCTTGCAATATTGGGCGTACGAGACAATTCTTGATTTACAGAAGGAACACGCCAAGCCCTGTGGATTCAAGTTCCCTAGGATGCTACAGTGGGAGAGCATAGGCCAGCCAAAGCATTTGCATTTGAAGGATGTACTTGCGAGGAGACATGTAAGTTATAATACatttaaataattcaagaaattttgaattatACTAATCAACTTATGTCATTTCTAATTTGATTGTTGTGTTTCCATTACAGTtgtcatgcatttctatcctaaggCCTCGACCAAATGAGCGAGACTTCTTTGATGCCGTATATCAGAGGACAGAGGGGGATGCTCCTAGGTATGCGATGCTGCAGAATATGATCCAGCCTGCACCAGAGGATGGAAGACCTTACGATCCTGAGGCAGAGGCTGTTGCGGTGGCTGAGATAGCCGTTGAGGCTGGCATATTTGTGGAGGATGCCCCGACAGAGTCTGCTCCAGATACTAGTACAGAACCTACTTCTGCTCCTGCTCCTACTCTTGCTCCTGGGGCTTATGAGGAGGTGTTGGGTGAGATAGCCAGACTATCAGGTGCAGTGGACGATGTTAAGGCCACTCTAGGTATCGTCCTTAAAAATCAAGAAGTCATATTAGAGAAGCTGGCAACACTAGGTGGTATACCTACTCCTGCACCTACTCCTGCACATACTCATGCACTCACTCCAACAAATGATGTAGAGTACGACATTCTCCCCTCATGTTACGAGCCTTCTGTTGGAGAAGCCACACCTTCTCAGCCAGTGCAGACGGTCTTAGGTACGACTAATCCatgagtttttttttgttttaaaaagatTAGATACTAATTGCTCCTTTATAGGTAAGCGTACTAGACAGAGACCAGTAAGGTACGAGGACTATACTCCAGCAGCCAAGAAACCAAAGTTCAAGGACCCAGTTACAATCCTTCCTTTAAAGGTGTTGGATCAAGATATGTTGACAACTTTTAACCGATGGGTACTCGGTGAGATTGATAACAGCAGACCGAGGAAGTTGGAATGTTGTGATGGGACCCCTGTTTGGTTCTTGAAGTTGAAGGTGGCAAAAGAATGGCTGGCAGAAACTGTAAGTCTCTTATGTTTGTTAGaacatttatctcattttaaCAATCCACTATTCCTTAACGTTACTCTATTTATTTGCAGCATCTCGACGCTGCGAATTATCTTATACAGAGACGTCTTTTTGAGTTGCCGAAGACGTACCCCGTGAAAGCCACCGTACTTGATTCatcatttgcacaatatattcctGCCAGATACGAGGAATTCAAGAAAAATGGCAGGACTTACCAATGGGACTCGGACATTCTTGATTTCCTGAAAGGAGATGCCAAAAAGTACAAGAAGCCTTGGGGTGATTGCAACGAGGTCTACTTCCACTGGTGCATGGAAAATCGGCACTAGGTCCTTTGCGAAATAAATTTCGCTGATTGGATGATCACTGTATTTGACTCAGATCATTCTAACTTTAGCCATAATAAGTTGTCTGAGTTGATGGAGCCTTGGACTAGGATGCTTCCATCTTTACTCAACGCTTCTGGTATGTTTAAAGGACACCCCAAGTTGAAAATAGCTAGACCGAAGATCACCGTTCCAAACTTTGATTGGCGGCGCATGTCCACTGATATTGTCCCACAGTCTAGAACCAGGTAGAcgtactaaattcagattttcaataATGTTCTCCTTTAATTTTCAATACACTCACAATAAAGATTTCTTGGTTTCAGCGGAGATTGCGGTGTATTCGCCATCAAACACTTGGAGTTCATTCTTAGAGACATTCCCTTATCATATGCCATCGAGGACAACATTCAGTACTTCAGGGATAAATTATGCATCGACATTTTTTATGAGAATGTGTACCCTTGATGTTAGAACATTTATTTTGATTTCGATGACACACAATAGTATATTTCTCCTTAGTATTGTATATAAAAAATGTCGTTTCGATTAACAAagtccattaatacacaaatataaagagtaacaaagtccattaatacacaaataaaaagagtaacaaagtccatcaatacacaaataaaaagagtaACAAAGACCATTAGTACCCAAATAAAAAGTTTAACATTGATGCCATAAATTTCAAACACGAACTTTACAAGTTGCCCTATTATGGCCTAGACCTCCACAAGTGCTGCACTTGCGTGGAACAACCAATTTATCTCCATTGGAAGGATGGCGTTTCGTCTTAGgcctaccttgtttcttctttggacgaccaacCGGGTTTTTCTGCGCAGGTGTTCTCACTGTTATTGTCATAATGTCATGTGGAACAATCCACTCTTCCTCGTTACCAGTAGGATATATAGATTCTGTGTAAGAGGACCTCCATGTCTCAATTTTATAGTAATCTGAACACAACGAATAAAAGTTCACCCCTTGCTTAAGGGATCCAGATAGTGCATGAGCACATGGGATACCAATAATCTGAAACACGCCGCATGTGCATGTCTTATTCAGGAGGTCGACTTCACCATTCAGCTCACCATCTAACACATGGAACTCATGCCTCCCTATTGCATAAGGAATCAAGAATCGAGCTTTCTCAGCCATATCCACCAAATTTTTCTCATAGGTCGGTGCAAGAGTGGTAGTTGTCTTCTCGCTAGTTTCTTTCCTATTACAGAACCAGGACTGTAGTGTGAAGCGAATAAATTCGACGAATGTAGATATCGGAAAGCTCCTAGCGTCCCGGGTcttattgttgaaactttcagcgtaattgcttgtcattatattatacCTAGTATCCAGGAAAACTAAAATTTAATAGTAACATACATTTAGAAGATTTCATACATTAAAATACAATTGACAATGACATACCTATttccaggaaagtaagcacgggACCACTTATCAAAACCCATTCCTTCTAGGTATTGAACAATGGCTGggtcttttgatttgattttttcgaAGTTAGCGTGGAACTCGAATTTCCTAAAAGCATATGTCGCATTATACATCAACACATGACAATGAtcagtcttgaatttagcaaccacattcatactaatgtggtggtagcaagcACCGTGATAGGCATCGGAGAAAATAGTTTCCAAGGTATGTGTAATACTTGCATGCCTGTCAGATACAAACGCCAGGTCCTCGACTTCCCCAATCGCTTCTTTTAGCTttgacatgaaatacttccaagaatcatGATTCTCACTATCCACAATACCAAATGCAACTGGATATAGATGGTTATTTGCATCCAGCGCGACTGCACATAACATCTACCCACCGTATTTTGTCTTTAAAAAGGTACCGTCCACACATAACACAGGACGACATGTACGAAACCCTCTTCTACTAACTCCGAGTGAGAAAAAGCAATATTTGAATCGATCTTCCTCAGTGACAAAATCTGTCAACGTCCTGGGATTTTTCTGTTGAAGCATGAACAGGTACGATGGTAACTTCTGGTAGGATGCTTCCAGTGTCCCTCTAACATAAGAAAGAGCATTCTCTCGGcatctccaagcttttccatatgacaactcaatgccataatcattcttaatgtcctctcttatgttgtttgccatgtatgcattcgatccagtctgatattttttctttatgcaatgaccaataacccaaggtgcagcttggcgatggcctttatgtcggaggtcaagtgagcaagtgtgtttgttggtgaaacgagttatctcgaacatatcagatttaggaattctcttccccctcaatctccacccacaatcaggatccttgcaagtgatataccaaacttc
It includes:
- the LOC133823605 gene encoding protein LEAD-SENSITIVE 1 — its product is MGLLSNRVAKESLKPGDHIYSWRTAYIYAHHGIYVGDDTVIHFTRRGQEVGTGTVLDLLLVSSGPARSLEHCPDCTSPDEGSGVVSSCLKCFLAGGILYRFQYAVNPALFLAKARGGTCTLAVSDPANIVVHRAKYLLDNGFGCYNIFKNNCEDFTIYCKTGLLVVDQGTIGQSGQAVSIIGGPLAAVLSTPLRLVTTNIYGMAATAVGVYCASRYAADIGMRRDVEKVPVEDLTRRLATGLLQVVESQISASPLQESSQIVTR
- the LOC133823606 gene encoding uncharacterized protein LOC133823606 codes for the protein MPPKRIPPLEIPMEDHYVGRLTYRGSGRLTKLKKRFEEHGLLGRVNESVFGPFFTAPPFSFSGALVHTLLLRKVKSPRGDEVYFLMGPNLCKFGVHEFAIITGLSCSCPPLAVDIEPHITSSRLVDTYFSVEPEKDIRFSILERAFSMCDVPDDLYKLGLVYFVEGILLGAENDNAIWRDSLSMVEDLDYFEKYPWGSLSFDTTVKQFNRDMKAIGGTIPGKKAKKITEVESSKGFKVEAKYTCKGYPPALQYWAYETILDLQKEHAKPCGFKFPRMLQWESIGQPKHLHLKDVLARRHLSCISILRPRPNERDFFDAVYQRTEGDAPRYAMLQNMIQPAPEDGRPYDPEAEAVAVAEIAVEAGIFVEDAPTESAPDTSTEPTSAPAPTLAPGAYEEVLGEIARLSGAVDDVKATLGIVLKNQEVILEKLATLGGIPTPAPTPAHTHALTPTNDVEYDILPSCYEPSVGEATPSQPVQTVLGKRTRQRPVRYEDYTPAAKKPKFKDPVTILPLKVLDQDMLTTFNRWVLGEIDNSRPRKLECCDGTPVWFLKLKVAKEWLAETHLDAANYLIQRRLFELPKTYPVKATVLDSSFAQYIPARYEEFKKNGRTYQWDSDILDFLKGDAKKYKKPWGDCNEVYFHWCMENRH
- the LOC133825566 gene encoding uncharacterized protein LOC133825566 produces the protein MLCAVALDANNHLYPVAFGIVDSENHDSWKYFMSKLKEAIGEVEDLAFVSDRHASITHTLETIFSDAYHGACYHHISMNVVAKFKTDHCHVLMYNATYAFRKFEFHANFEKIKSKDPAIVQYLEGMGFDKWSRAYFPGNRYNIMTSNYAESFNNKTRDARSFPISTFVEFIRFTLQSWFCNRKETSEKTTTTLAPTYEKNLVDMAEKARFLIPYAIGRHEFHVLDGELNGEVDLLNKTCTCGVFQIIGIPCAHALSGSLKQGVNFYSLCSDYYKIETWRSSYTESIYPTGNEEEWIVPHDIMTITVRTPAQKNPVGRPKKKQGRPKTKRHPSNGDKLVVPRKCSTCGGLGHNRATCKVRV